From the Kiritimatiellia bacterium genome, the window GATCGGCGGTTGGGCGCAGATCATCACGTACGGCGCGCATCCAGCGGCGAGCGTCCGTGCGGAGGACATCGAGACCGGCGCGGAGGGGTCACGGTTTGTGCTGCGGAGCCCGTGGGGCGATGCGGAGGTGCGGCTGGCGGTGCTCGGTCGCTTCAACGTCTCCAACGCGCTGGCCGCGCTGGCGGCGGCGGGCGCCCGCGGGGTTCCGGTCTCGACGATGGTGGCGGCGCTGGAGCAGTTCCGCGGCGCGCCCGGCCGGCTCGAGCGCATCCCGTGCGACCGCGGCTTCGAGGTGTTCGTGGACTATGCGCACACGGGCGATGCGCTCGCGAACGTGCTGACCACGCTGCGCGCGGTGACCCGTCGGCGGCTGATCGTGGTGTTCGGTTGCGGTGGCGACCGCGACCGAGCGAAGCGGCCGGTGATGGGCCGCGTCGCGGCGGAGCTCGCCGACCATGTGATTTTGACCAGTGACAATCCGAGGAGCGAGGATCCGCGGGCGATCATCGAGGAGATTCTCGCCGGGATGCCGCCCGGCACGCGTCGCGAGATGATTCCGGACCGGGAGGAGGCGATTGCGCGGGCGATCGAGTTGGCGCGGCCGGGGGACATGGTGTTGATCGCCGGCAAGGGCCATGAGAACTACCAAGAGTTCGCCCGGCACGTGGTGCCGTTCGACGACCGCGAGGTCGCACGGCGGCTTCTTTCGGGCGGCGGGTGAACCGATCGCATGTTGACCTCCTCCATGCTGGCCCGCTGGTGCGGCGGGCGGTGGACGCGGCCGGCGCCGCCGGTCCGTCGGGTCGTGCACGATTCGCGCGAGGTGGAGCCGGGAGATTTGTTCGTCGCGATTCGTGGCGACCGGTTCGATGGCCACGACTTCGTGGCGGACGCTGCGGGCCGGGGTGCGGTCGGGGCGGTGGTGGAGCGTGGCGCCGCCGCGCGACTGAACATGTCGCTGCCGCTGCTGGTGGTGGAGGACAGCCGGCGTGCGCTCGCTGAAATGGCGGCGCGTCATCGGGCGCGTTGGCGCGGCCGGGTGATCGGCATCACGGGCAGTGTCGGCAAAACCACCACCAAGGAGCTGCTGGCCGACGTGCTCGCCACGCAGGGGCGCACCGCCCGTACACCGGGCAACCGCAACAACGACATCGGCCTACCGCTCGCGCTGCTGAACGCGCCGCCGGATTTGCGGTGGGGGGTCTTCGAGGTGGGCATCAGCCATCCCGGTGAGATGGAACCGCTGGCGGCGATGCTGCAGCCGGACTGGGTGGTGTTCACGCGAATCGGACCCGCGCACATCGAGTTCTTCGGGAGCGAGGCGGCGATCGCGCGCGAGAAGGCGCAACTGGCGGCGAACCTGCCGCCGCGCGGCACGGTGATCGCGGCGGCGGACGAGCCGTGGCTGGAGGTGATCCGTTCTGCGACGCGCGCGCGGATTGTGACGGTGGCGCTGGAGGCGCCGGCGGATTTCGTCGGTCGGGTCGAGAGCACGGCGGAGGGCCCTTGGCTGGAAGTGCGCGGCGGGGCCGGTTTTGTGCTGCGATGCAGGTTGCCGGTTCGTGGGGAACCGTTCGCGCGGGCGGCGCTGAGAGCGGCGGCGGTCGCCGCGCTGGCTGGTGCGGACCCGGAAGCGGCCGCGGTCGCGATTGCGGAGTTTCGACCGCTTCCGATGCGCGGGGAGGAGCAGATTGTGGGCGGCGTGCGGTGGATCAACGACGCATACAATGCGAATCCGCTCAGCGTCAGGGCCGCGGTGGAGACGTTCGCGGCAGACCGTGCGCCGCGAAAGTGGCTGGTGCTGGGTGGCATGCACGAGCTGGGCGCCACGGCGGCGGAGGCGCACCGGCAGGTCGGGCGGGAGGTTGCTCGGGGCGAGTGGGCCGGGGTGATCACGGTGGGCGATCTCGCCGCCGGTATCGCGGAGGGCGCGGCGGAGTCGGGCCGGCCTGCGCTGCGGTTGTACCGCTGCGCGAATGTCGAAGAGGCGGCGCAGTGTCTTGCCGAGCTGCTGCGGCCGGGCGATGCGGTGCTGCTGAAAGGCTCGCGCGCGGAGCACGTGGACCGGGTGGTCGAGGAATGGGCCCGTCGGCGGCGGGCGGGCGCATTGGACGGTTGAGATGCTCTACTACTTGAGCGAATGGTCCCGTTGGTGGGGGCCGCTGAACCTCTTCCAGTACGTGACGTTCCGCGCACTGGGCGGCGCGGCGACCGCCTTTGCGCTCTCATTGTTGCTGGGGCCGGCGGTGATCCGTCGGCTTACCGCGCTGCGCCTCCGCCACCCGTCTCGACTCAAGGACGTGCCGGAGCTCGATCGCCACTACGCGGCGAAGAAGGTGCCGACGATGGGCGGGGTGCTGATCATCGGCACGACCAGTGTCGCGGCGCTGCTGTGGGCGATGCCCTCCAATGCGCTCGTCTGGCTCACGCTCGCGGTGATGTGGACGATGGGCGCAGTCGGCGCGGCGGATGACCTGCTCAAAATTACGGCGCGCAACGCGAAGGGGCTGCCCGCCCGCTGGAAGCTGGCGGCGCAGTCCGCCTGCGCGATCGCATTGGTTGCCGTGCTCTGGCAGCGGCCGGAATGGCGGCCGATGGCGAGCGATTTGGCGGTGCCCTTTTTAAAAACGCCGCTGATCGCGAACCTGGGCCCCGTGCCGTCCGCGTTGTTCGCGCTCGTGGTGCTGGCGGGATGCTCGAACGCGGTCAACCTCACCGACGGGCTCGACGGGCTGGCGGTCGGCTGCAGCGGGTCCGCGGCAATGTCGTATCTGGTGATGGCGTACTGTGCGGGGCACGCGGTGTTCGCGCGGTATCTGCTGATTCCGTATGTGCCGGGCGCCGGCGAGCTGGCGGTTGTCTGCGGCTGCTTGGTGGGTGCCTGTCTGGGGTTTCTCTGGTGGAACTGCCGGCCGGCGCAGATGTTCATGGGGGACACCGGCAGCCTTGCGCTCGGCGGCGCGATCGCGACGGTCGCGATGCTGATCAACCAGGAGCTCACGTTGATTCTGGTGGGCGGGGTGTTCGTGCTGGAGTCGCTGAGCGTGATCATCCAGGTGCTGTATTTTCGCTGGAGCGGCGGCCGGAGGGTGTTCCGCTGTGCGCCGATTCACCATCATTTCGAGTGGAACGCGAAGGACCAGCTGGCACGGGAGGGTCTGGATCCCGGTCTGGCGGAATCGCGCGTGACGGTGCGCTTCTGGATCGTGTCGTTGATTCTCGCGCTGGCGGGCATTGCGACGCTGAAGATTCGGTGACGGCGGTCGGAACAGGGTCGGTGGCAGAGGAGCGTGCGGTGCTGGTGCTGGGGGCCGGCGAAAGCGGCGTCGCCGCGGCGCGGTTGCTGGCGGCGGACGGCCGGCGGGTGGTGGTTGTGGACCGGGCGCCGGCGTCACAGCTGGGTGCGGCCGCGGCCGAGATCGGCCGGACGGGCGCGCAGTTGCGCACGGGGGAGAATCCCGAGCGCGTGCCGGAGGGCCGGTGGGCCTTTGCGGTGGCGGCGCCGGGCATTCCGCCCACATCGCCATGGATCGCGGGTCTTCGCGCGCAAGGTGTGCCGGTGATCGCAGAAATCGAACTGGGCTGGCGGCGCTGTGGCGCGGTGCGAACGATCGCGGTGAGCGGTTCCAACGGCAAGAGCACCGCGGTACGGCTGATCGCGGACGCGCTGCGGATCGCGGGCGCGAAGGTCGCGTCGGGTGGCAACGGCGGGCCGCCCGCCTGCGAGGTGGCGCGGCGATGCGGCGCGCTCGATGTACTGGTGCTCGAGGTCAGCTCGTTCCAGCTCGAGACCTGTACCGCGTTCCGGCCGGACGTCGCGGTGCTGCTGAATGTGCAACCCAACCACCTCGACCGGCACCGGACCTATGAGGCGTACCGCGAGGTGAAGACGCGGCTGTGGGCGTGGCAGCGGGGCGACGATGTGGCGGTGTTGCCGGCGGAACAGGCGGAGGAGCTGCGGGGGGTGCGAGCGCCGCGCGCGTGCACGGTCACGTTCGGTGCGGCGGGTGCCGCGAACGTGCGTTTCGCCGCCGGTGCGGTCTGGTTCGGCGGGCGAGCGCCGGCGTCGGTGCGCGGCACATGGTTTGACAACGAGGTGCTCGGTCTGACCGCGGCGGCGGCGGCGGCAGCGCTGGGCGAGCTCGGCGTGGACCCTGGGGCGCTGGAGGCGGCCGCGCGCGCATTTCAGCCGCTGCCGCACCGCACCGCGCCCGTCGCGGAGATCCGTGGCGTGCTGTACGTGAACGACTCGAAGGCGACGAGCTGTGCGGCGCTGATCGCTGCGCTGCGCATCGCGTCACGGCCAGTGCGGCTGATCGCAGGAGGTCGTCCGAAAGAGCCGACGTTTGCGGCGGCGCGAGCGCTGCTCGCCACTCGCGTGCGGGCGGCGTACCTGATCGGCGAGGCGGCCGAGCTGCTTGCGTCGGAATGGCGGGATGTGGTTCCATGTCACTGTTGCGACCGGCTCGAGGCGGCGCTGGAGCGCGCGTCCCGGGAGGCGACGGCGGGCGAAATGGTGTTGCTATCGCCCGGCTGTACGAGTTTTGACCAGTATCGGAACTTCGAGGAGCGCGGAGAGGCGTTCGAACAGTGGGTGCGGGCCCGCGCGATGCGGGCGATCTGAGGAGAGAGCAAGCATGCGCAAGCTGAGTGCGAAGGAACTGTGGGTGCTGGGTGTTTTCGCGGGGCTGCATGCGGTCGCGGTGGCCGCGATCGTGTTGTCGCAGGGCTGCGGTACGCCGCGGCCGACGGCGGTTGAGCCTCCGCCGGCGCCGGTGATGCCGCCGCCAGCGGTACCGGAGCCGCCGCCCGCGGTACTGCCTCCGCCGGCGCCGGTGCCGCCGCCGGCGCAGCGTCCCAGCCCGCCGCCGTCGGCGGATCTGGCGCCGAAAGAGTATGTGGTGCAGCCGGGCGACTCGCTCTCGAAGATTGCGGCGCGGCACGGTGTGAGCACGCGGGAGCTGGCCGAGCTGAACGCGATCACGGACCCGAACAAGCTGCGCGCGGGCCAGAAACTGCTGCTGCCCGGTCATGCGAGCCGGCCCCGGCCCGAGAAGCCCGCGTCGGCGCGGGCGGCGGCCGCCGCCGACGAGTACGTGGTGCAGCCGGGTGACTCGCTCTCGAAGATTGCGGCGCGGCACGGCGTGAGCGCGCGGGAGCTGGCGGAGCTGAACGCGATCACGGATCCGAACAAGCTGCGCGCTGGTCAAAAGCTCAAGCTGCCCGCCGCCGCGAAGACGTCCGAGTCGCGGCCAGCCAGACCGATGGAAAAACCGGTTGCACCGCCGCCCGCGCCGGTGCCGCCCTCGGTCACCGTGCCGACGCCCGCCCCCGCGCCTGCTCCCGAGCCCTCACCGCAGCTGACGCCGCCACCGCCGACGGCGCCGGCCCCCCCGGCCAGCCCGTCTCCTGCCGCGCCGACGCCGACGCTGGGCGCATCGGCGCAGCCGATCCGGTACCCTGTCAGCGCGGGCGAAACGCTGGAATCAATCGCGAAGATTTTTCTCGTGACGCCCGAGTCGATCCTGAAGCTGAACAATCTGCCGGACGCGTCCGCGGTGAAGCCTGGGATGACGCTGCTGATTCCGATCTCCCAGTGATCGGCAGCAAGCGGGATCGCCGATGAGGAGGGCGGTCAACGCGGTTCTGGTGCTGTTGGTGATCTCCCTCGCGGCGGCGGGCCTGATGGTTCTGGCCAGCGCGAGCGCCGCGTACGCAGAGCACCGGTTCCGCGATCCCGCGTATCTGATTCAGCGGCAGATCATGTGGGCGGCGGTTGCCGCGGTGGTGGGGCTGATCGCGTCGGTCGTGGACTATCATCGCTGGCGGCCCTGGGCGGTGCCGCTGCTGGTGGTCTCCGCGGTGCTGTTGATTCTCTGTTTTGTGCCGGGCGTCGGCGTACGCCGCAACGGTGCCAGCCGATGGATTTCGCTTGGGTTCGGTCTGTTTCAGCCATCGGAGCTGACAAAGTTCGTGATGGTGCTGTTTCTGTCGTGGTGGATCCACCGCAACGAGCGACGGGTGGCGGGGCTGCAGGATGGCATCGTGATTCCGATGGCGGTGATGGGCACGGTGCTGGGGCTGGTGCTGATTGAGCCGGACTTTGGCACGACGATGCTGGTCTTTCTGATCGGGGTGCTGCTGCTGTACCTGGGCGGCGCGCATGTTGGGTATTTGGCGGTGCTTGGCGCGCTGGTCAGCGGCGGGTTCGCCGTCCTCGTGTTCAGCGACCAGGAGCGAATGGAGCGGATGCTGGCCTATCTGCACCCGGAGCGGCACGTGGAGGGCGCCGCGCATCAGCTGGTGGAGGCAATGCGGGCGTTCTCGCTGGGCGGTGTGGCGGGGGTGGGCCTAGACAACAGCGTGCAAAAGCATTTCTGGTTGCCGGAGTCCCACACCGATTTCATCTTCCCCATCATCGGTGAGGAGCTTGGGCTTTGGGCGACGCTCGCGTTTCTGGCCGCCTATCTGGGTATTCTGTTGTGCGGGACCTGGATCGGGTGGCGGGCCCCAGACACGTTTGGACGCCTGCTGGCGTGGGGCATCACGCTGACGATCGTTGCGCAGGCGCTGCTGAACATCGGCGTGGTCACCGGCTGTCTGCCGACGAAGGGCATTGCGCTGCCGCTGGTGAGCTACGGGGGATCGAGCCTCGCGGTGACGGGGCTGATGATCGGCGTACTGCTGAACGTCGGTCGCCACGCGGGCGGGCTGGTGAGCGACCCGGACACACAGCGAATCAAGGACGGGCTGCGGCATGTGTGAGCGGAGCGCCGCCGCGGCGGGCGCCCCGTCTCCGCCGGCATGGCGGGATGTCCGGTTGCCGCCGGACGATCGCGTGTGGCGGACGCTTCGGGCGGGAGAATGGGTTCGCCTGTATGGAGAGGTCGTTGCCGCCCGCGACGCCGCACATCGTCGGATGTGGGAGGCGCTCAACCGTGGCGAGCCGCTACCGTTCGATCTTCGCGGCGCAACGATCTATTACGTGGGCCCGACGCCGGGGGGGCCCGATCGGCCGGTCGGGTCGGCGGGGCCGACCACCAGCAGTCGCATGGATGTGTACACACCACGTCTGATTCAACTCGGACTGCGGGGCATGATCGGCAAAGGGCAGAGGAGCGCCGCGGTGATCGAGGCGATCCGCCAGCACGGCGCGGTGTACTTCCTCGCGGTGGGTGGAGCGGGAGCGCTGCTGGGGCGCTGCGTTCAGCGGGCGGAGACGATCGCATATGAGGATCTCGGCCCGGAGGCGGTGCGGCGACTGACGCTGGTGGGCTTTCCCGCCGTCGTCGCGATTGACGCGCAGGGCCACACCGTCTGGGACCGCCGCGCGGAGGGGGCGAGATGAGCCGGCGCCTCGATCCGGTGGTGCGCCGACGGCTGCGCGCGGCGGCGGCCGAGGAAGTGCGTCGGGTGCTGGAGGCGCTCCCGGCGCCATTGCGCCACCGGGCACGCGCGATCCCGGTGGTGATCGAGGACCGACCGTCCACCGAACTGATCCGTGAGGGTCATGACCCCGACTTGCTGGGGCTGTTCGTCGGACGCGGTCATGCGGACGACGCGGACGATCCCCTGCCGGCCGAAGTCCTCTTGTTTGTCGAGAACCTGTGGGCCGAGGCAGAGGGAGACGCGGCGGCGTTTCGCATGGAGGTGCGGCGGACGCTACTGCACGAGCTGGGCCACTATCTGGGGCTGGATGAGGACGCGCTGGCCGAACGCGACCTCGACTGACCGCCCCTGCCGCCGCCACAATGCGGTTTCGCTGCTCAGACTCTGTTGCAATGACCAGAGGTGGACAGCTGAAGCTGGTGACAGCGGTGTGGCTGGTGGGATGCGCCGCGGGGGCGCTCGGCCCTCACGAGCTGCTGGTGGTCGTCAACGAGCGATCCCGCGACTCATGGGAGCTGGCGCGCGAGTACGCGGTGCTCCGCGGTGTGCCGCCGGAGAATCTGGTTGGTGTCGAGGTGCCGGATTCCGCGCTGCGGGCGGAAGGAGATCTTTCGCTGGAGGAGTTTGAGCGGCACATCCGGCTGCCCGTATTTGCCGCGATGCGGGCCCGCGGCATCGAAGACCGAATTCTGGCGTTCGTATATTCCGCAGATCTGCCCGTACGGGTGCGCGGTGCCCCGCCGGTCTCGCTCCACGGCGCGACGCTGGTAGGCGGTCAGCTGCCGAGCGGAGGATTGATCGCGACGGGCCTTTGGATCTCTGCGCTCTTTCGAGGTCCGCCGGCGCCCGGCGGACCCGCGTTGCCGACGGCGACGCTCGATCAGTTGAAGCGGCATCCCGCCGCGGCGGCGTTGATGCCGGCAATGTCGTTGACGTGGTCCGGCGCGCGGGGTCTGCCCCGCCACGTCGCGCTGGCGTTGTTGCGTCGGTCGGCCGCGGCAGGGCCCGCGTGGGCGTCCGGAACCGTCTACCTGGTGACCGGTACCGACATTCGCGCGCGCTGCCGGCAGTGGCAAATTGAGGACGCGGCCCGGGAGATTCGCGAGCTCGGGGTCCGCACGGTGGTCACGTCGAACTTTCCGGCCGGCGCCAGCGACGTCGCGGGTCTGATGATGGGCGCGGCGGCGCCGGAGCCGTCGCGAATCGCCGCGTTCCTACCCGGCGCGGTGGCGGACCACCTGACGAGTTTCGGGGCGGTGTTTCACGGTGCGGCGCAGACGAAGCTGACGGCTTGGCTGCGGGCCGGTGCGAGCGCCGCGGCGGGCACGGTGACCGAGCCCTACTCGATCTGGATGAAATTCCCCGCCGCGCGGCTGTTCGCGCACCTCGCCCGCGGTTGCACCGCATTGGAAGCCTACTATCAGTCGGTCGCCAGTCCGCTGCAGTTGTTCATTGTGGGCGACCCGCTGCTGGCGCCGCGAGCGTCCCCGCCGAAGGTCCGGTTGTCCCAGAAAGAGGAGAACCGGCCGGAGCTGTTGGCATTTGAGCTCGAGGTGGAGGGGGGCCAGGCAGAGGACGATGTGGTGATGTTTTTGCTGGATGGGCGGACGGTGGCGTTGCAGCAATCGTCCCTTTTGCGACTGGAGGCCTCCTCGCTGGCGCCCGGCCATCACCGCTTGCGGGCGGTGCTCTACCGCGGCGGTGACGTGCGGGTGCAGGCGTTCGCGGAGACCGGGTTTGAATGGGGGCCGCCATCGCGCCGCGTGCGCATCCTCTCGCCTACGGAGGGGGCGGAGGTGGACGAGCGTCGGGGTACGACGGTTCTTCTGGAAGCGGGCGGCGCGCCGTCCGCGGTGGCGCTGTTTGCGGGGGCGCGCAAGGTGGCGGAGGGGCCGGGTGCGGCGCGCGAGCTGAAGGTGCGCACATGGCCCGGCGGGCCGGGGCCCGTCGAGCTGCAGGCCGTGGCGGCGTATACGGACGGTACGCTGGCCCGATCCGCGCCGGTGCGCGTGCGCATTGTTGCGCGCAACCGACCGCCGAGCGTCGGGCGGGCCATGCTGGCTGGTGGGGAGGGTGAGCGACGCTGGGTCCTGCCGGCCGAGGATCCGGATGGGGACCCGCTCGTGTGGAGCTGGTGGGTGCCGATCGCGTTGAACCCTCCCGATGCGATGCGGCCCCGTGCGAACGACGCCGTGCCCAAGCCGTTGCATCGGATCGCGCTCGCGGACGCGCCGATGTGCCGGGCCGCCGCGGCACTCTGGCGGCCCACCGCGGCGCCGCCGGGGCCGGGTGTTTCCGCGGCGGTGCTCGGAGATGGCGGCACCGGCGTGGTCTGGTGTTTCGGCTGGAGCGAAGAGAAGTGCGCATGGGTGCTCGGCACGCTAACCGAGAGCAATCTGACCGTGCGCGTGTCTCGCGGTCGGCCGGCCCTGGCCGGGGGAGAGGTCCGGATGATGCTGCGCGTTGCCGAGGACGGCGCACTGGAGGGCTGGACCGACGATACGCTGCAGTGCCGCTGGCCGGCTGCGAGCGCCCGCCCGTTCTGTCGTGTCGGGTTTGCGGCCGGCGATGCTGCGGTGACGATTTCCGATTGTCTGGCGGAACTTCCGGCGGAGCGGCTCCGCGAGGGGGGCCGCTCGGTCGCGGCGGGGGACGCACACGAGCTCGTTGCGCGCATCAGCGACGGATGGACGTCGGTCTGGCGGAGGGTCTCGCGATGAAGGCCGGCCGGGCGCGCCCCGCGGTGTTTTTCGATCGCGACGGCATTGTGAACGTGAGTCCCGGGCCGGGATACGTCGAGCGGCCGGAGGATTTCCATTTGATCCCGGAGTTTCTGGACGCGCTGCGGATCGTGCGCGAGCGCGGGTATGCGGCGGTGATTGTAACGAATCAACGGGGCGTCGGACTGGGCCGCTTTTCGCGTGAGATGCTGGATCGGATTCACGGCAATCTCATCGCGGCGGTGCGCGCGGCGGGTCTGGATCTGACGGACATCCTGGTCTGTACGGCCGTCACCGACGACGACCCGCGGCGGAAGCCGAATCCCGGCATGCTGCTGGAGGCGGCCGACCGGCATCGACTGGATTTGCGCCGCTCCTGGATGATCGGTGACTCCGCGAAGGACATCGAGGCCGGTCGGCGTGCGGGCTGCGCGGTGACGGTGAAGGTCGGGGCAGAGGCCGACGCCGTCGGGGCAGACCACTGTGTGCCGAACATGCGGGAGCTCGTGGAGCTGCTTCGGCGCCAGCTGCCGGCGTGGGGTGAGGGTTGCCGCGGGAGTTCTTCCTGAACGGGAGGCAATCTGGCCACGCCTCGCCGGCGCGAACGGTCTTGAGAGGGAGCTGACCGGGTGCGATAGTGGGCCCATCGTGAGCTATCGATTATGGTTCTGTTATCGAGCCGGCGTTGCGGCTGCGATGATTGCCGCCAGGGGGGAGCGAGTCATCGCCGCGGTACGGATCACCGAACTGATGGCGGCGCCGTCGGCGCGGCTGTTGCAGGCCGACAGCAACGGTGTGCCCCGCCTTGGTTCCGGAGTGCCCTGGATGTCGCCGGCATTCATCGCGACGAACTGGCTCAGTGCCACCGGTTCGTTCGGCTTTGGTTCCACCGTGGTGAACGTCAACAACGACGTGGCCGACCAGCTCAGCGGTGCTTCGCTGACGATGTACCTGCGGGGTTCGTTTGTGGTTGCGCCGGCGCTGCTGACCAGCGGCGGCACGGTGCGGCTGACGTTGGACTACGACAGCGGATTCATTGCTTATTTGAACGGCCGCGAGGTGGCGCGGCGGAACCTGGGACCCAGCAACTCGTTCGCCTACTGTGACCAGCCCGCCTACAACTGGCGCCTCTCAGGGACAAACGAGACGTATCTGCCAGGTGCGGCGACAAATCTGCTCGGCGCCGGCACGAACGTGTTGGCCGTGCAGGTGCATGGTTTCACGAATGTGTCGTTCAAGGCCGCGGTGTCGCTGCATCTGCTGGCGCCGACGGGGACCGTCACGCTGGTGCCCTCGAATCAGGCCTGGCGATGCTTTTTTGGAACCACCGAGCCATCTGGTGGGATTCCGGAGGTCGCGCAGGTGGCACGGACGATGTGGGGGCTCGAATGGACGCTTCCGGATTTTCCGGACTCCGGCTGGCCGGTCGGTCCGGGGGGCATCGGCTTCGGCGATGGCGACGACGCGACTGATGTGTACGACCAGATGTACGGCAAGGCGGTCTCGCTGTACATGCGGCGCGCGTTTGTGGTGGATGGAGCGACCGCCGCCTCCACGAACCTGCTCGAGTTTCAGGTGGACTTCGACGACGGCTTTGTCGCGTATCTGAACGGCGTCGAGATTGCGAGGTCGAACCTGGGTTCGGTGGGGATGCTGGTGCCCTACAACATGCCGGCGACCCGCAGCCGAGAGGCGGGGGCGCCGGTGACGATCACGGTCGGTATTGCGTCGAACTTTCTGGTGGCCGGTACCAACCTGTTGGCGATCCAGACGCACAACACCAGCGCAACGAGCTCGGACCTCTCGATGATCCCGTATTTGCGTTTGCGAGGCGGTCCGACGCTGGTCGCGGCGGGGGACCTGTGGCGTTATTTCGTCGGCGTGCGCGCGCCTCTCGCCAGCGGCGATGAGGAAGAGGGAGAAGATGACCCCGAGCCGTTGGAGCCGGACTTCGCGGACTGGGTGGAGCTGTACAACGACGGCACCGCGCCGGTCTCGCTCAGCGGCTGGAGCCTCACGGACGATCCTCGCGCGCCGGCGCGATGGACGTTTCCGGCCGGGGTGGTGATTCCACCGGGCGGCTATCTCGTCGTTTTGTGCACGGGCCGGAACCTGCGCGA encodes:
- a CDS encoding UDP-N-acetylmuramoyl-tripeptide--D-alanyl-D-alanine ligase, which codes for MLTSSMLARWCGGRWTRPAPPVRRVVHDSREVEPGDLFVAIRGDRFDGHDFVADAAGRGAVGAVVERGAAARLNMSLPLLVVEDSRRALAEMAARHRARWRGRVIGITGSVGKTTTKELLADVLATQGRTARTPGNRNNDIGLPLALLNAPPDLRWGVFEVGISHPGEMEPLAAMLQPDWVVFTRIGPAHIEFFGSEAAIAREKAQLAANLPPRGTVIAAADEPWLEVIRSATRARIVTVALEAPADFVGRVESTAEGPWLEVRGGAGFVLRCRLPVRGEPFARAALRAAAVAALAGADPEAAAVAIAEFRPLPMRGEEQIVGGVRWINDAYNANPLSVRAAVETFAADRAPRKWLVLGGMHELGATAAEAHRQVGREVARGEWAGVITVGDLAAGIAEGAAESGRPALRLYRCANVEEAAQCLAELLRPGDAVLLKGSRAEHVDRVVEEWARRRRAGALDG
- a CDS encoding TIGR03790 family protein, with the translated sequence MTRGGQLKLVTAVWLVGCAAGALGPHELLVVVNERSRDSWELAREYAVLRGVPPENLVGVEVPDSALRAEGDLSLEEFERHIRLPVFAAMRARGIEDRILAFVYSADLPVRVRGAPPVSLHGATLVGGQLPSGGLIATGLWISALFRGPPAPGGPALPTATLDQLKRHPAAAALMPAMSLTWSGARGLPRHVALALLRRSAAAGPAWASGTVYLVTGTDIRARCRQWQIEDAAREIRELGVRTVVTSNFPAGASDVAGLMMGAAAPEPSRIAAFLPGAVADHLTSFGAVFHGAAQTKLTAWLRAGASAAAGTVTEPYSIWMKFPAARLFAHLARGCTALEAYYQSVASPLQLFIVGDPLLAPRASPPKVRLSQKEENRPELLAFELEVEGGQAEDDVVMFLLDGRTVALQQSSLLRLEASSLAPGHHRLRAVLYRGGDVRVQAFAETGFEWGPPSRRVRILSPTEGAEVDERRGTTVLLEAGGAPSAVALFAGARKVAEGPGAARELKVRTWPGGPGPVELQAVAAYTDGTLARSAPVRVRIVARNRPPSVGRAMLAGGEGERRWVLPAEDPDGDPLVWSWWVPIALNPPDAMRPRANDAVPKPLHRIALADAPMCRAAAALWRPTAAPPGPGVSAAVLGDGGTGVVWCFGWSEEKCAWVLGTLTESNLTVRVSRGRPALAGGEVRMMLRVAEDGALEGWTDDTLQCRWPAASARPFCRVGFAAGDAAVTISDCLAELPAERLREGGRSVAAGDAHELVARISDGWTSVWRRVSR
- a CDS encoding metallopeptidase family protein translates to MSRRLDPVVRRRLRAAAAEEVRRVLEALPAPLRHRARAIPVVIEDRPSTELIREGHDPDLLGLFVGRGHADDADDPLPAEVLLFVENLWAEAEGDAAAFRMEVRRTLLHELGHYLGLDEDALAERDLD
- the murD gene encoding UDP-N-acetylmuramoyl-L-alanine--D-glutamate ligase, whose amino-acid sequence is MAEERAVLVLGAGESGVAAARLLAADGRRVVVVDRAPASQLGAAAAEIGRTGAQLRTGENPERVPEGRWAFAVAAPGIPPTSPWIAGLRAQGVPVIAEIELGWRRCGAVRTIAVSGSNGKSTAVRLIADALRIAGAKVASGGNGGPPACEVARRCGALDVLVLEVSSFQLETCTAFRPDVAVLLNVQPNHLDRHRTYEAYREVKTRLWAWQRGDDVAVLPAEQAEELRGVRAPRACTVTFGAAGAANVRFAAGAVWFGGRAPASVRGTWFDNEVLGLTAAAAAAALGELGVDPGALEAAARAFQPLPHRTAPVAEIRGVLYVNDSKATSCAALIAALRIASRPVRLIAGGRPKEPTFAAARALLATRVRAAYLIGEAAELLASEWRDVVPCHCCDRLEAALERASREATAGEMVLLSPGCTSFDQYRNFEERGEAFEQWVRARAMRAI
- the ftsW gene encoding putative lipid II flippase FtsW, which codes for MRRAVNAVLVLLVISLAAAGLMVLASASAAYAEHRFRDPAYLIQRQIMWAAVAAVVGLIASVVDYHRWRPWAVPLLVVSAVLLILCFVPGVGVRRNGASRWISLGFGLFQPSELTKFVMVLFLSWWIHRNERRVAGLQDGIVIPMAVMGTVLGLVLIEPDFGTTMLVFLIGVLLLYLGGAHVGYLAVLGALVSGGFAVLVFSDQERMERMLAYLHPERHVEGAAHQLVEAMRAFSLGGVAGVGLDNSVQKHFWLPESHTDFIFPIIGEELGLWATLAFLAAYLGILLCGTWIGWRAPDTFGRLLAWGITLTIVAQALLNIGVVTGCLPTKGIALPLVSYGGSSLAVTGLMIGVLLNVGRHAGGLVSDPDTQRIKDGLRHV
- a CDS encoding LysM peptidoglycan-binding domain-containing protein, which produces MRKLSAKELWVLGVFAGLHAVAVAAIVLSQGCGTPRPTAVEPPPAPVMPPPAVPEPPPAVLPPPAPVPPPAQRPSPPPSADLAPKEYVVQPGDSLSKIAARHGVSTRELAELNAITDPNKLRAGQKLLLPGHASRPRPEKPASARAAAAADEYVVQPGDSLSKIAARHGVSARELAELNAITDPNKLRAGQKLKLPAAAKTSESRPARPMEKPVAPPPAPVPPSVTVPTPAPAPAPEPSPQLTPPPPTAPAPPASPSPAAPTPTLGASAQPIRYPVSAGETLESIAKIFLVTPESILKLNNLPDASAVKPGMTLLIPISQ
- the mraY gene encoding phospho-N-acetylmuramoyl-pentapeptide-transferase, translated to MSEWSRWWGPLNLFQYVTFRALGGAATAFALSLLLGPAVIRRLTALRLRHPSRLKDVPELDRHYAAKKVPTMGGVLIIGTTSVAALLWAMPSNALVWLTLAVMWTMGAVGAADDLLKITARNAKGLPARWKLAAQSACAIALVAVLWQRPEWRPMASDLAVPFLKTPLIANLGPVPSALFALVVLAGCSNAVNLTDGLDGLAVGCSGSAAMSYLVMAYCAGHAVFARYLLIPYVPGAGELAVVCGCLVGACLGFLWWNCRPAQMFMGDTGSLALGGAIATVAMLINQELTLILVGGVFVLESLSVIIQVLYFRWSGGRRVFRCAPIHHHFEWNAKDQLAREGLDPGLAESRVTVRFWIVSLILALAGIATLKIR
- a CDS encoding FumA C-terminus/TtdB family hydratase beta subunit, whose protein sequence is MCERSAAAAGAPSPPAWRDVRLPPDDRVWRTLRAGEWVRLYGEVVAARDAAHRRMWEALNRGEPLPFDLRGATIYYVGPTPGGPDRPVGSAGPTTSSRMDVYTPRLIQLGLRGMIGKGQRSAAVIEAIRQHGAVYFLAVGGAGALLGRCVQRAETIAYEDLGPEAVRRLTLVGFPAVVAIDAQGHTVWDRRAEGAR